A genomic region of Aeropyrum pernix K1 contains the following coding sequences:
- a CDS encoding ATP synthase subunit A: MSGAQMYEMVYVGEDRLIGEITRIRGDRAFIQVYESTSGLKPGEPVVGTGAPLSVELGPGLLGTIYDGVQRPLPIIAEKVAEVDPRRRMFVERGIQAPPLPRDRKFHFKPEPLKEGDKVEGGDALGRVPETSLIEHVVMVPPGIRGRLKWLASEGDYSVEDTIAVVERDGRDVEIRMHQRWPVRIPRPFKEKLEPQLPLITGVRIIDTFFPMAKGGTGAVPGGFGTGKTVTLHSLAQWSEARVVIYIGCGERGNEMTEVLERFPQYKDPWTGKPLMDRTVLIANTSNMPVAAREASIYVGITIAEYYRDMGYDVLLVADSTSRWAEALREIAGRLEEMPAEEGYPSYLASRLAEFYERAGRVKALGSPERSGSVTVVGAVSPPGGDFSEPVTSHTTRFIRVFWALDTKLAYSRHYPAINWLMSYSAYVDLVTQWWHENVDKRWREYRDEAMDILLRESELQEIVRLVGTEGLDEKDKMVLETARLIKDGFLKQNAFDPIDAFATPQKQFRLLKMIMDIHRKSLELIEKGVTTQQILQALGRLYIDIVKAKFTIPNDQLEKIDEIRDRALKALDELVSG; the protein is encoded by the coding sequence ATGAGCGGCGCTCAGATGTATGAGATGGTCTATGTTGGCGAGGACAGGCTTATAGGCGAGATAACGAGGATTAGGGGCGACAGGGCTTTCATACAGGTCTACGAGTCCACCAGCGGCCTCAAGCCTGGGGAGCCTGTTGTGGGCACAGGCGCCCCCCTGAGCGTGGAGCTGGGTCCCGGCCTCCTAGGCACAATATACGACGGCGTCCAGAGGCCCCTCCCCATAATCGCCGAGAAGGTGGCCGAGGTAGACCCTAGGAGGAGGATGTTCGTAGAGAGGGGGATACAGGCGCCCCCCCTGCCCAGGGATAGGAAGTTCCACTTCAAGCCGGAGCCGCTGAAGGAGGGTGATAAGGTAGAGGGGGGCGACGCCCTGGGGAGGGTGCCGGAGACTAGCCTGATAGAGCATGTTGTCATGGTGCCCCCCGGGATAAGGGGGAGGCTTAAGTGGCTCGCCAGCGAGGGCGACTATAGTGTTGAGGACACGATAGCGGTGGTCGAGAGGGACGGTAGGGATGTGGAGATTAGGATGCACCAGAGGTGGCCTGTCCGTATACCCAGGCCCTTCAAGGAGAAGCTGGAGCCCCAGCTCCCCCTGATAACTGGGGTCAGGATTATAGACACGTTCTTCCCCATGGCGAAGGGTGGCACGGGCGCCGTGCCCGGGGGGTTCGGAACGGGGAAGACGGTGACCCTCCACTCGCTGGCCCAGTGGAGCGAGGCTAGGGTGGTCATATACATAGGCTGCGGCGAGCGGGGCAACGAGATGACCGAGGTCCTCGAGAGGTTCCCCCAGTATAAGGACCCCTGGACCGGGAAGCCGCTGATGGACAGGACTGTCCTCATAGCCAACACTAGCAACATGCCGGTAGCCGCTAGGGAGGCGAGCATCTACGTCGGCATAACGATAGCAGAGTACTACAGGGACATGGGCTACGACGTCCTCCTCGTCGCCGACTCCACCAGCAGGTGGGCGGAGGCGCTAAGGGAGATCGCTGGGCGTCTCGAGGAGATGCCCGCCGAGGAGGGCTACCCCAGCTACCTCGCCTCCAGGCTGGCCGAGTTCTACGAGAGGGCGGGCAGGGTCAAGGCCCTAGGCTCCCCGGAGAGGAGCGGTAGCGTGACCGTGGTCGGCGCTGTAAGCCCGCCGGGCGGTGACTTTAGCGAGCCGGTCACAAGCCACACTACAAGGTTCATCAGGGTGTTCTGGGCTCTCGACACGAAGCTCGCCTACAGCAGGCACTATCCGGCTATAAACTGGCTCATGAGCTACAGCGCCTATGTAGACCTCGTGACGCAGTGGTGGCATGAGAACGTGGATAAGAGGTGGAGGGAGTATAGGGACGAGGCTATGGACATTTTGCTGAGGGAGAGCGAGCTCCAGGAGATAGTCAGGCTGGTTGGTACTGAGGGTTTGGACGAGAAGGATAAGATGGTGCTGGAGACGGCCAGGCTAATCAAGGACGGGTTCCTGAAGCAGAACGCCTTCGACCCCATAGACGCCTTCGCAACGCCTCAGAAGCAGTTCAGGCTGCTGAAGATGATTATGGACATACACAGGAAGAGCCTAGAGCTGATTGAGAAGGGCGTGACGACCCAGCAGATACTCCAGGCCCTCGGCAGGCTTTATATAGACATAGTGAAGGCGAAGTTCACCATACCCAACGACCAGCTGGAGAAGATAGACGAGATTAGGGATAGGGCGTTGAAGGCGCTGGATGAGCTTGTGTCGGGCTAG
- a CDS encoding V-type ATP synthase subunit E — protein sequence MAKVQGDPRRFADTVLEKPFKEALARVEEAREAGLKLVEEAYKSALSAARKRLESRVEEARERLQGLKSKADLEVRTEAERVKDELVSRLIEEALAEFRRRKAGMESYRQYLERVLGSAAGESGGSVAKVLCAPEDEEIVREVLGKLGLDGVSVEAVEGIYGGVVVELAEGARLDYTVNNIIAAEEPRLRRAVKRALFEA from the coding sequence TTGGCCAAGGTTCAGGGTGACCCTAGGAGGTTTGCTGACACCGTTCTCGAGAAGCCGTTCAAAGAGGCCCTGGCGAGGGTTGAGGAGGCTAGGGAGGCTGGTTTGAAGCTTGTTGAGGAGGCTTACAAGTCTGCTCTCTCGGCTGCTAGGAAGAGGCTGGAGTCGAGGGTTGAGGAGGCTAGGGAGAGGCTGCAGGGCCTAAAGTCTAAGGCGGATCTGGAGGTCAGGACTGAGGCTGAGAGGGTTAAGGATGAGCTGGTGTCGAGGCTGATTGAGGAGGCTCTAGCCGAGTTTAGGAGGAGGAAGGCGGGTATGGAGAGTTATAGGCAGTATCTCGAGAGGGTGTTAGGCAGCGCCGCAGGGGAGTCTGGCGGCTCTGTGGCGAAGGTCCTCTGTGCTCCCGAGGATGAGGAGATTGTGAGGGAGGTCCTAGGGAAGCTGGGCCTAGACGGGGTCTCCGTCGAGGCGGTGGAGGGTATATACGGCGGCGTTGTCGTGGAGCTTGCGGAGGGCGCGAGGCTGGACTATACTGTGAACAATATTATTGCTGCAGAGGAGCCTAGGCTAAGGAGGGCTGTGAAGAGGGCGCTGTTCGAAGCTTAA
- a CDS encoding V-type ATP synthase subunit F — translation MAVAGGRILAIVDRETAPLFMGVGASVVEVAGSEEVLDAFRRSVVENGVRIVLVLKHLVEDEESLRREADRLGVTLLIIPSMGEKAEPIDVKKLIARALGFG, via the coding sequence ATGGCTGTGGCGGGTGGCAGGATACTCGCGATAGTCGACAGGGAGACCGCCCCACTGTTTATGGGCGTGGGCGCTAGCGTCGTGGAGGTTGCTGGGAGTGAGGAGGTCCTGGACGCCTTCAGGAGGAGTGTGGTCGAGAACGGCGTAAGGATAGTGCTGGTGCTCAAGCATCTCGTAGAGGATGAGGAGTCGCTGCGGAGAGAGGCTGACAGGCTCGGGGTCACGCTTCTGATAATACCGTCGATGGGCGAGAAGGCTGAGCCTATAGATGTTAAGAAGCTAATAGCCCGTGCCCTCGGCTTCGGTTAG
- a CDS encoding aminotransferase class V-fold PLP-dependent enzyme: protein MAIILGGMVPRPPWKYRLLAAIHAHRNAGDPGADPLVRRAVERLVAVTSRVVFGVEKPGWITSGASEGNLLALYTLREEGYRRVVAFDTSHYSIKKSALTLSMELDLLPTHGGRPRLDLLERRITPDSVVVATVGTTQEGLVDPVEEIAGVAESVGAAVHVDAAYGGYIARFLTGKARFRLEPPVMTVVVDAHKIPEAPPPAGVILASKQKLLDNLWFESPYIPTGRQFGILGTRPGGPIVAAWRRVEDLERNPGFPRLASILMRRLRKTLKALERLGYETPVTPDLPVACATHPRLGEVLERLKASGVRVYRCRSPKPCLHVTNYGRLCRARLGSSRSPRGCLRKPLGASLGNPGVTGLGL from the coding sequence GTGGCCATTATACTGGGGGGGATGGTGCCTAGGCCGCCGTGGAAGTACAGGCTATTGGCTGCTATACACGCCCACAGGAACGCGGGTGACCCGGGGGCCGATCCTCTGGTGAGAAGGGCTGTGGAGAGGCTCGTAGCCGTGACCTCGAGGGTAGTGTTTGGCGTTGAGAAGCCTGGCTGGATAACCTCTGGGGCGAGCGAGGGCAATCTCCTAGCACTCTACACCCTCCGGGAGGAGGGGTACCGGAGGGTTGTAGCGTTCGACACGTCACACTACAGCATCAAAAAGTCGGCGCTGACGCTATCCATGGAGCTCGACCTCCTCCCCACCCACGGGGGGAGGCCCAGGCTAGACCTCCTGGAGAGGAGGATCACGCCCGACTCTGTTGTTGTGGCCACCGTAGGCACCACGCAGGAGGGGCTAGTCGACCCAGTGGAGGAGATAGCGGGGGTGGCGGAGAGCGTTGGGGCAGCGGTCCATGTTGACGCGGCCTACGGAGGCTACATAGCAAGGTTCCTAACCGGGAAGGCCCGGTTCAGACTCGAACCTCCCGTCATGACGGTAGTGGTGGACGCCCATAAGATCCCGGAGGCGCCCCCTCCCGCGGGCGTGATACTCGCCTCCAAGCAGAAACTCCTAGACAACCTGTGGTTCGAATCACCCTACATACCAACAGGCAGGCAGTTCGGCATCCTCGGCACCAGGCCGGGAGGCCCCATAGTGGCGGCGTGGAGGAGGGTTGAGGACCTCGAGAGAAACCCCGGCTTCCCCAGGCTCGCCAGCATCCTAATGAGGAGGCTCAGGAAGACACTGAAAGCACTTGAAAGACTCGGCTACGAGACACCAGTAACTCCCGACCTACCAGTTGCCTGCGCCACACACCCCAGACTGGGAGAGGTCCTCGAAAGGCTCAAAGCCTCGGGAGTACGAGTCTACAGGTGCCGTTCACCCAAACCGTGCCTTCATGTAACAAATTATGGCAGGTTGTGTCGGGCACGGCTGGGGTCATCACGGTCTCCCCGGGGCTGCCTACGGAAGCCCCTGGGGGCTTCCCTCGGGAACCCCGGGGTCACCGGGTTAGGTTTATAA
- a CDS encoding protein NO VEIN domain-containing protein translates to MAKSLFIKPTRILIADVIGLGKTVTALRILKTIEHYKNQKLGRVLIAVPAVLVEQWKDEMRSMGINPILIERKSLDFRAKQPELPSGWYIGSIDTLKRPEYMAFLQRNKWDAIVVDEAHKLGVVGGEPNMRWRNLGKLIMENRDAIVLLLSATPHRGKANDYLSRLALVDPTLLDVTSVSTLEKVFDKPEFYQRTHNVILFRRNKDDVNKIYERAEIFKPCNMLAVLIEPNDVERGFLRTITELTTSYLRSYYTYIVKELGWKTGRAQSIVALLRTLLVKRGLSSPQALVKTFGKLVEKRGRFIELIDRGYTPDEAQKKIAEEIEDYARKLDEILSGDIGEIDEELDEEFERLAIYFDKLLDDMFREELKKAQKYAEDILVGKAVDSKVETLKKILGLVLYTPPEELPDEFKDLASQKAIVFTEFKDTATYLYEKLRKWAEDEFGDPGIVRVFTSENRGEIEDIKRWLSEDGRRVLVTTDVAGEGLNLQYANVIINYEITWSPIRLEQRIGRVWRYGQDKTTYVFNLFLADGLEKEVAETVFAKLYGISISVGKLEPILGEQVFLSTIRNELLEHAVEERETIGGLIPIEINFENRKISLSEARIIELVAKDARAFVKAFIKALKRLVREIKYKRIFPVRADAEKVREELLHLTGFRDMEDVVETLKNAGEAFSKILDLSFEEREDKILLRSKDGTVFELPISNPETFLKRLQAYFRTDDHAKYFVYQSSEKEVMLLSEVEVLIGGEIRYREPIGILANVETYSLTILRGKELFSKLLKILDNSVPVDEVYGLDDVLNLIPQIMSSSPNTFYETALKNGAVKLIKMLEEYEEVKEKLGAKKFFHTYEPQVKIREPTFIMISSANLPEVKDVPSEEVWGWAEDEAISTVLDYEKQEDREPTRVSGHEHYDVRSVKRGEDGSIKEERFIEVKTKIKRSLNFGLKSEEFKVAEKKGDNYWLYIVYGVRTEKPVILCIKNPAERIPFRRKVSIEKREEYYFGAGGPI, encoded by the coding sequence GTGGCCAAGTCTCTCTTCATAAAGCCTACTAGAATTCTCATAGCCGATGTGATAGGGCTCGGAAAAACCGTTACAGCACTCAGAATACTCAAGACAATAGAACACTACAAGAACCAGAAGCTAGGGAGGGTTCTAATCGCAGTACCAGCGGTACTTGTTGAACAATGGAAAGACGAGATGAGAAGCATGGGCATCAATCCAATCCTAATAGAAAGGAAAAGCCTAGACTTCCGAGCCAAACAACCCGAGCTACCTTCCGGATGGTACATAGGGTCTATTGATACTCTAAAGCGGCCAGAGTATATGGCTTTTCTCCAAAGAAACAAATGGGATGCAATAGTAGTTGACGAAGCCCACAAGCTCGGTGTCGTTGGCGGAGAACCGAACATGAGATGGAGAAACCTGGGGAAGCTTATAATGGAGAATAGAGATGCTATAGTGCTGCTGTTATCGGCTACACCCCATAGAGGAAAGGCCAACGATTATCTCTCACGTTTAGCACTAGTTGATCCAACGCTTCTGGACGTAACTAGTGTGAGCACTCTTGAGAAAGTTTTTGATAAGCCGGAATTCTACCAGCGAACACATAATGTAATCCTCTTCAGGAGAAACAAGGATGACGTGAACAAGATCTATGAAAGAGCCGAGATATTCAAACCCTGCAACATGCTGGCGGTTCTTATAGAGCCTAACGATGTTGAGAGAGGCTTTCTGCGGACTATAACCGAGCTTACAACATCCTATCTAAGAAGCTATTACACCTACATTGTAAAGGAGCTAGGCTGGAAAACAGGTAGAGCACAGAGCATAGTAGCTTTACTAAGAACCTTACTCGTCAAGAGAGGGCTTTCGAGTCCTCAGGCTCTAGTAAAGACTTTCGGCAAACTTGTGGAAAAGAGGGGCAGGTTCATAGAGCTTATTGACAGAGGGTATACCCCAGATGAGGCTCAGAAGAAAATAGCTGAGGAGATAGAAGACTACGCTAGGAAGTTAGACGAGATACTCTCAGGAGATATCGGAGAAATAGATGAGGAGCTCGATGAAGAGTTTGAGAGACTAGCTATATACTTCGATAAGCTCCTTGACGATATGTTTAGGGAAGAGTTAAAGAAAGCTCAGAAGTATGCTGAAGATATTTTAGTAGGCAAAGCGGTCGATTCCAAAGTAGAAACCCTGAAGAAAATACTTGGACTGGTGCTATATACGCCTCCCGAGGAGCTTCCCGACGAGTTTAAAGATTTGGCTAGCCAGAAAGCCATTGTGTTCACCGAGTTTAAGGATACTGCAACTTATCTCTACGAGAAGCTGAGGAAGTGGGCCGAGGATGAGTTTGGAGATCCAGGCATAGTAAGGGTATTTACCTCTGAGAATAGGGGTGAAATCGAGGATATAAAGAGGTGGTTGTCTGAGGATGGTAGAAGAGTTCTTGTCACAACTGATGTCGCTGGTGAGGGACTAAATCTTCAGTACGCCAATGTCATTATCAACTATGAGATAACCTGGTCTCCCATAAGGCTTGAGCAGAGAATAGGTAGGGTTTGGAGATATGGTCAGGACAAAACTACCTATGTGTTTAACCTATTCCTAGCCGATGGCCTGGAGAAAGAGGTAGCTGAAACTGTCTTTGCGAAGCTCTATGGAATATCAATTTCAGTAGGGAAACTCGAACCAATATTAGGAGAACAAGTGTTCCTTTCAACCATAAGGAATGAATTATTAGAACATGCTGTTGAAGAGAGGGAGACCATAGGTGGCCTTATACCAATTGAGATAAACTTCGAGAATAGGAAAATTTCGCTCTCGGAAGCGAGGATTATCGAATTAGTTGCCAAAGATGCCCGTGCTTTTGTTAAAGCCTTTATAAAGGCGTTGAAGAGGCTCGTAAGGGAGATAAAGTATAAGAGAATATTTCCGGTTAGAGCAGACGCTGAAAAGGTTCGGGAGGAGTTGCTACATCTAACTGGCTTTAGAGATATGGAGGATGTTGTCGAGACATTGAAAAATGCTGGAGAAGCATTTTCTAAGATACTAGACCTAAGTTTCGAGGAAAGAGAGGATAAGATACTTTTAAGATCTAAAGATGGAACTGTGTTTGAACTACCTATTAGTAACCCCGAGACCTTCTTGAAAAGGTTGCAGGCCTATTTCAGAACAGATGACCATGCAAAGTATTTTGTTTATCAAAGCAGTGAAAAGGAGGTAATGCTTCTATCGGAAGTTGAGGTATTAATAGGCGGAGAAATTAGATATAGGGAGCCTATAGGGATATTGGCTAATGTTGAGACATACAGCTTAACTATACTTAGGGGAAAGGAGCTCTTTAGCAAGCTCCTTAAAATACTTGATAATTCAGTTCCTGTAGATGAAGTTTACGGCTTAGATGATGTCCTTAATTTAATTCCCCAAATCATGAGTTCTTCGCCCAATACATTCTATGAAACGGCGCTCAAGAATGGGGCTGTTAAGCTAATTAAAATGCTTGAAGAGTATGAGGAGGTTAAGGAGAAGCTGGGTGCTAAAAAATTCTTTCATACATATGAGCCCCAAGTGAAAATCAGGGAGCCCACATTCATAATGATTAGTTCTGCAAATCTACCTGAAGTAAAGGATGTGCCTAGTGAGGAAGTGTGGGGTTGGGCTGAAGATGAAGCTATCTCCACTGTACTAGACTATGAGAAACAAGAAGATAGGGAACCTACAAGGGTTTCGGGACATGAGCATTATGATGTGAGAAGTGTAAAAAGAGGAGAAGATGGAAGTATCAAAGAGGAGAGGTTCATCGAAGTTAAGACTAAAATTAAGAGATCCCTTAACTTTGGGCTTAAAAGCGAGGAGTTCAAGGTGGCTGAGAAGAAGGGAGATAATTACTGGCTCTATATAGTCTATGGTGTTAGAACAGAGAAACCGGTCATACTTTGTATAAAGAATCCTGCCGAAAGAATTCCGTTCAGAAGGAAAGTGAGTATCGAGAAACGGGAAGAATACTACTTCGGTGCAGGAGGACCTATTTAA